Proteins encoded in a region of the Moritella marina ATCC 15381 genome:
- a CDS encoding AraC family transcriptional regulator: MVGLGSASVPVVKQYLRYVETLDIDIPALLVASSISAATLAQENERISGEQLQAFLANLIIATDDPLFGLKSGVFVEPSSYSVLGYITMTCATLAQALERIQPYEKLVGDMGVTSIDYLPQQLAIHWHCAYTFEDVREQMVDNVFASWLAYARWLSGQDVGPLAVHLQRAKPAQVQLQHYQQVFNCPVLFSQPNNSLILPLDYLDIPLRQPDHGLLQTLELHAAGQVSALGDSHRFSIQVKDIIRTLLAKGITRKDMVAGQLNMSERTLQRKLQQEQTSYQKLLDEARLLLAQQYLTDTLLSVDDIAMQLGFSETRSFFRSFKGWTGKTPSIYRESSSQKSG; the protein is encoded by the coding sequence ATGGTGGGGTTAGGTTCGGCATCAGTGCCAGTAGTAAAGCAGTATTTGCGCTATGTCGAAACATTGGATATCGATATTCCGGCGTTATTAGTGGCGAGTAGCATATCTGCAGCGACGTTGGCACAAGAAAACGAACGCATTAGTGGTGAGCAGTTGCAGGCTTTTCTAGCTAACCTTATCATTGCAACGGACGATCCATTATTTGGTTTAAAGAGTGGTGTGTTTGTTGAACCGAGTTCATACAGCGTATTAGGTTATATCACCATGACTTGTGCAACACTTGCGCAAGCATTAGAGCGGATCCAACCTTATGAAAAATTGGTGGGGGACATGGGCGTTACGTCTATTGATTATCTGCCACAGCAATTAGCCATTCACTGGCATTGTGCTTATACGTTTGAAGATGTACGCGAGCAGATGGTGGATAATGTCTTTGCCTCTTGGCTCGCTTATGCGCGTTGGCTGTCTGGACAAGATGTCGGTCCGTTAGCGGTGCACTTACAGCGGGCAAAACCAGCGCAAGTACAGCTTCAGCATTACCAACAGGTTTTTAACTGTCCCGTGTTATTTTCTCAACCAAATAACAGCCTTATTTTGCCTCTTGATTATTTGGATATCCCCTTACGACAGCCTGACCATGGTTTGTTACAAACCTTAGAGTTACATGCGGCAGGACAAGTTTCAGCTTTGGGTGACTCGCATCGTTTTAGTATTCAAGTCAAAGATATTATCCGCACTTTATTAGCCAAGGGGATAACCCGAAAAGATATGGTTGCTGGTCAGTTAAATATGAGTGAACGGACATTACAGCGAAAATTACAGCAAGAGCAAACCAGTTATCAAAAATTGTTAGATGAAGCGCGATTATTATTAGCTCAGCAATATTTAACCGACACATTATTATCAGTGGATGATATTGCTATGCAGTTAGGTTTTAGTGAAACCCGTTCGTTTTTTCGTAGTTTTAAGGGGTGGACAGGGAAAACACCGAGTATTTATAGAGAGTCTAGCTCACAGAAATCAGGCTAA
- a CDS encoding c-type cytochrome, with the protein MKKITTMIVALTCLVPSLSMAAGGDIAAGKAKAAVCAACHGAAGISAIPMYPNLAGQKEMYLVNALKAYKAGQRTGGMAPVMAGQAMALSDADINNVAAYFSSLK; encoded by the coding sequence ATGAAAAAAATTACAACAATGATCGTCGCATTAACATGTCTAGTTCCTTCTCTATCTATGGCTGCCGGTGGTGATATTGCCGCTGGTAAAGCAAAAGCAGCAGTATGTGCAGCTTGTCATGGTGCGGCTGGTATTTCAGCTATCCCTATGTACCCAAATCTAGCGGGTCAAAAAGAAATGTATTTAGTTAATGCATTAAAAGCGTATAAAGCGGGTCAACGTACTGGCGGCATGGCACCGGTAATGGCTGGTCAAGCAATGGCATTATCTGATGCGGATATTAATAACGTAGCGGCATATTTCTCAAGCCTTAAATAG
- the alr gene encoding alanine racemase: MRSATAEICLQSLQHNVKQIKSIAPNSKIMAVVKANAYGHGLLAVARALKAVDAFAVARVEEALTLRSGGIVKPILLLEGFFSTDELPILVANNIQTSVHIEQQLAELEEADLDAPIHVWLKMDTGMHRLGIRPDNCKRAIERLKNNTNVVQPARLMTHFSCADEVDPSITQRQIDLFDELVAGEEGEHSIANSAGVLAWPTARREWIRPGIMLYGVSPMIGATAVEHNLKPVMTLTTDLIAVHDIKQGEKTGYGGIWSAPEDTRLGVVAVGYGDGYPRMAPEGTPVLINGRIVPIVGRVSMDMLTVDLGADCQDQVGDKVIMWGAGLPAELVAEHIGTIAYELVTKLTQRVSLKYL, translated from the coding sequence ATGCGTTCAGCAACGGCTGAAATATGTTTGCAGTCATTGCAGCATAACGTTAAACAGATAAAAAGCATTGCCCCAAACAGTAAAATAATGGCTGTTGTCAAAGCGAATGCTTATGGCCATGGTTTATTGGCTGTCGCGAGAGCATTGAAAGCAGTCGATGCATTTGCTGTTGCACGTGTTGAAGAGGCATTAACGTTACGTAGTGGCGGCATTGTTAAACCTATTTTGTTGTTGGAAGGTTTTTTTTCAACAGATGAGTTACCGATCTTAGTTGCCAATAACATTCAGACATCGGTGCATATTGAACAACAATTGGCTGAACTTGAAGAGGCGGATTTGGATGCGCCGATTCATGTGTGGTTGAAAATGGATACTGGTATGCATCGTTTGGGTATCCGCCCAGATAACTGCAAACGTGCGATTGAGCGTTTAAAGAATAATACTAATGTCGTGCAACCAGCTCGCTTGATGACGCATTTTAGTTGCGCTGATGAAGTTGATCCAAGTATTACCCAGCGCCAGATTGATTTATTTGATGAATTAGTCGCCGGTGAAGAAGGGGAACATTCGATTGCCAACTCTGCTGGTGTATTAGCGTGGCCAACAGCACGTCGTGAATGGATCCGTCCTGGTATTATGTTATATGGCGTATCACCGATGATAGGTGCTACCGCAGTAGAACATAATCTCAAACCTGTGATGACATTAACCACAGATTTGATTGCTGTACATGATATTAAGCAAGGTGAAAAAACCGGTTATGGTGGCATTTGGAGTGCACCTGAAGATACGCGATTGGGTGTTGTGGCTGTCGGGTACGGTGACGGATATCCACGCATGGCACCTGAAGGTACACCTGTTTTAATTAATGGCCGTATCGTACCTATTGTTGGGCGTGTTTCGATGGACATGTTAACGGTTGATTTAGGCGCTGATTGCCAAGATCAAGTGGGTGATAAAGTGATCATGTGGGGCGCGGGACTGCCAGCTGAATTAGTGGCTGAACATATAGGTACCATCGCATACGAACTCGTTACTAAGCTTACGCAACGGGTGTCGCTTAAATATTTATAA
- the dnaB gene encoding replicative DNA helicase has translation MADKRQNQFQNQFSKDRNKKDSAVDALKVPPHSFEAEQSVLGGLFIDNEAWDRVTEFIVAKDFYSRPHQLIFEAMAKLVDQHIPLDIITVSEWLDNEELLDDAGGFAYLGDIVKNTPSASNITAYANIVRERAVIRELIAVASDITESGYEPQGRKSTDLLDLAESKVFQIAESRQSEGQGPKNLESVLQETVDKIEELYQTPHDGVTGVASGYNDLDGMTTGFQPSDLIIVAARPSMGKTTFAMNLCEHAALNQDKPAVIFSLEMPAEQIMMRMLASLGKINQTKVRTGQLDDDDWARLSATMKSMLEQGKMYIDDSSGLTPTEVRSRSRRIARDHGGISMIMIDYLQLMRVPALSENRTLEIAEISRSLKSLAKELKCPVIALSQLNRSLEQRADKRPVNSDLRESGSIEQDADLIMFIYRDEVYNDDSPDKGTAEIIIGKQRNGPIGKVRLTFNGQFSRFDNFTGPAYDDDY, from the coding sequence ATGGCCGACAAACGTCAAAATCAGTTCCAAAATCAGTTTTCAAAAGACAGAAATAAAAAAGACAGTGCTGTTGATGCGCTAAAAGTGCCGCCGCATTCGTTTGAGGCTGAGCAGTCGGTTTTAGGTGGCTTATTTATTGATAATGAAGCCTGGGATCGTGTAACCGAATTTATTGTGGCGAAAGATTTTTACAGCCGTCCGCATCAGCTTATCTTCGAAGCAATGGCTAAGCTGGTGGACCAACATATTCCACTGGACATTATTACCGTATCTGAATGGTTAGATAACGAAGAACTACTTGATGATGCAGGTGGCTTTGCGTATCTGGGTGATATTGTTAAAAATACCCCAAGTGCGTCGAATATTACCGCTTATGCGAATATCGTGCGTGAACGTGCGGTCATTCGTGAACTTATTGCGGTGGCCAGTGATATTACTGAATCAGGTTATGAGCCGCAGGGGCGTAAAAGTACCGACCTACTTGATTTAGCGGAAAGTAAAGTATTTCAAATCGCAGAATCAAGGCAGAGTGAAGGCCAAGGCCCGAAAAACCTAGAAAGCGTACTGCAAGAAACCGTTGATAAAATCGAAGAACTTTATCAAACGCCGCATGATGGTGTGACTGGTGTTGCCTCGGGTTATAACGACCTTGATGGCATGACGACAGGCTTTCAACCGTCGGATTTGATTATTGTTGCTGCCAGGCCGTCGATGGGAAAAACGACTTTCGCGATGAACTTGTGTGAGCACGCGGCATTGAATCAAGACAAACCCGCGGTTATTTTCTCGCTGGAGATGCCTGCAGAACAGATCATGATGCGTATGCTCGCGTCACTCGGTAAGATTAACCAAACCAAAGTACGTACCGGCCAGTTAGATGATGATGATTGGGCGCGTTTATCTGCGACCATGAAGAGCATGCTGGAGCAGGGTAAAATGTACATCGATGATAGCTCTGGTTTGACACCGACCGAGGTGCGTTCACGCTCACGTCGTATTGCTCGTGATCATGGCGGTATCAGTATGATCATGATTGACTACCTGCAATTGATGCGTGTACCGGCATTAAGTGAAAACAGGACCTTGGAAATCGCCGAGATATCGCGTTCATTGAAATCCCTTGCTAAGGAACTTAAATGTCCTGTTATTGCCTTATCACAGCTTAACCGCTCGTTGGAGCAACGTGCTGATAAGCGACCTGTTAACTCGGATCTACGTGAATCAGGTTCTATTGAGCAGGATGCCGATTTAATTATGTTTATTTATCGTGATGAAGTTTATAACGATGACTCGCCCGATAAAGGCACCGCCGAAATCATTATCGGTAAACAACGTAACGGCCCGATTGGTAAAGTTAGACTGACCTTTAATGGTCAATTCTCCCGTTTTGATAACTTTACTGGTCCTGCTTATGATGATGATTATTAA